The Falco cherrug isolate bFalChe1 chromosome 6, bFalChe1.pri, whole genome shotgun sequence genome window below encodes:
- the PLN gene encoding cardiac phospholamban: MEKVQHITRSALRRASTIEVNPQARQRLQELFVNFCLILICLLLICIIVMLL, encoded by the coding sequence ATGGAGAAGGTCCAACACATAACCCGCTCTGCTCTAAGAAGAGCCTCAACTATTGAGGTCAACCCACAAGCACGCCAAAGGCTCCAAGAGCTCTTTGTGAATTTCTGCCTGATTTTAATTTGTCTCTTGCTGATCTGTATCATTGTGATGCTCCTCTGA